Part of the Spirochaetota bacterium genome is shown below.
CCACGAACTGGTAAAATTGCTTGAATTTCACGATTTCTCCCTTGTTTGGCAGAACCACCAGCAGAATCTCCCTCAACAATAAAAAGTTCTTTTTTTGCAGGATCTTTACTAGTACAATCAGCAAGTTTTCCAGCCAACATTGTTAGTGCTTCTTTTCTTTTTAGTTTTCCAGATCTAGAATTCTCTAAAGTGCGTTGAGCAGATTCAATAGCTTCCATTTCACGAACAGTTTTTTCCAAAATTAAGGTTGTAATATCTTTATTTTTTTCAAAAAAGTTTGCTAAAGCATTTTCAGTTAATGATCTAATAGTAGCATTTGTTTTTGTTGGTTCGGTAAGTTTGTCTTTTGTCTGCCCTTTGAATTCTGCATTAGGAATACGGGTATTAATGATACAAGTTAATCCGATTGACAAACTTCTTTTAGTAATTAATGTTCCTTTTTTATCCATTTTGAGACGTTCTGCAAATGATTTCATTAGTTTTTCGTAAGCAGCCCAAAAACCATCAACATGAAGTCCATGACTTTTGGTATGAATAGTATTTACATAGCTTAATAATAAGGGGTCATCATTGGATGTTCTATATTGAAAAACGATGTCCATGATAACACCTTGATGCTCACCAGTGATTCTAATAGGGTCTTCAAATAATACAGGAATATCTTTGTTTATGTCATCTTTTAAAAATTCTAAAGCACCAAATTCATAAAAAAATTCATGTCTAGATATTTCTTCAACAGCATCTTCTGTTCTATGTAGTTGATTTTCAAAAATAACTCTCAAACCAGGATTTAGAAAAGCACTTTGTTTTAATCGAGCAATAAGTATGTCTGGATTATAATGATCAACATCATGAAAAATCGTAGAATCTAATCTAAATCGAATAGTAGTCCCTTGTTTAGTAGTTTGACCTACTTCATGAAGATCAACGGTTTTTACACCTTTTTCATAACGAATTCTATAGATTTTTTTATTTTTATAAACATCTACTTCCATAAATTCAGAAAGAGCATTTACAACAGAGAGTCCGACTCCATGTAATCCACCAGAAACTTGATAAGAATCGCTATCAAATTTACCACCAGCATGCAATTTGGTCATTACGAGTTCAATAGCGAGAATCCCTTCACCAACATGCATGTCTATAGGAATACCTCTACCATCATCGCTGACTTCTAAAATACTTTCAGGGTATAATGTTACAGTAATATTTTGAGCATGATCAGCAAGGTGTTCATCAACAGAGTTGTCTATAATTTCATATGCACAATGGTGATAGCCTTCAATACTACGATCTCCAATATACATATCTGGACGCATTCTGACATTGTCAGGGAAATCTAGTGCAATAATTGAAGCTGCGGAATATGTGTTTTGACTCATATTATATCCTCTTTATGTATAATTTTTATAAATGATTATTAGGGTTTGGTAAACCTGGTCTGATAGTCCCATTAGCTTCTACAGTAAATTGTTGTTGAGCTATGTTGAATAAAGGAAGATCATGTAAAGAATCTGAGTACATTTTGTCTATCGTATATTTTTGATTTGGATAATGTGCTTCTATATATTTGTACAAACGAGATACTTTTTCTTCATTTTTACAATTTTTACCAATAATAGTGCTGGTAACAGTGCTTTCTGTAGTACTAAAAATAGTTCCAATTAAAAAATCTATGGAGATTATATCCATAATAGGATATAGCATAATTTCAGCTGATGCAGATAGAATACCAATAATATAACCGTTTTTTTTATCTTGTTCTATTTGTTCGCAAGTATTAGGGAATAAATTATTTTTTTCTATAGCCCAAAAATCAGTAATAAAAGTTTCCCACTCTTCTTTTGTGAGTATAGATATAGGAGAAAAAAATATTTCTTTTAATCTATGTGTAGGAATGATTTTTAGAAAATAAAATGTAAATGATAATACAATTTTTGGTATTTGTAAGAGAGTCTTAGGATGTTTTTTAAATAAATACTTTAGTACCACTATCCCTGTATCTTTTTTGTAGATAGTTTTATCAAAATCATAAAGTGAAAGTTTTATCATATGAAATAACATCCTATTAAGATAGTTTTCTTTAATCATAGTATATGTTTTTTTTAATTTTTTTGCAAATTTATATAGTAATTCTTGGTATTATAATATATGAATATGATTTTTTTTATTTAAAATTTGAAATTTATAAATATATATGTTATTATATTTATGATATAATATATATATTTGTAATACATATAAATATATGATGGAGGAATTATGTTTAAATATTTTGGAGTATTAACTTTATTGATATTCGCTGTTTCATGTGGAAACAACAATACTTTAGTAACTTATCAAATTGGTGGGAAAACTAAAAAAATAACATCTGGTCAATTGTTAAAAGATATAAGAAGTCTTTATCCACAAGTATCTGAGCAAGATATGGAAAATTTTTTAGGGAATCAAGATACCCTAAAATTAGTAGCGCATAGTCGTTTAGTAGAACCTGAAATTCTAACATTAGAATCTATGAAAATTTCTAATTTTATTGATAGTGCCGAATATCAAGAGAATATAGAGCAACAAAAAAAAATACTTCCTTATCAGTTGGCGTATCAAAAAGGTCAAAAAATAGTACAAAAAGAACTACAAAGACAAAGTGTTGAAATAGCTGAAGTCTCTCGTATTATGTTTACAAATGGAGATCCTTTACAGATCGGAGAAGAGGTTGATGGTATATCAATGATTTCTCTTTTAGAAGAATTAAAAAATAGTGAAACTATTTTGGAAGATATTCCTGTTATGGCTGAAAAATATTCTCAAGAACCTTTAGGTGCTCAAACAGGTGGATATCTTGGTAGTATTCAAAAAGGTCAGTTCAAATCATTAGATGAAACAGTCTTTACAAAAAAAGCAAAAGGTTTGTATCCTGAAATTGTTATAGCGAATGATGGTAGTTATATTGTTTTCATTCATACTTCTGTACAAAAAAAGAAAGTTTCAGAATTAGAAAAAGATGGCGGCATGGTTTCATTAGCGGCAATAGAAGCAAATTATATTATGGATAATTTTGAATATCTTTACACAGTTAATCCAGAAACTCCAGATATTTACACTTTTAATAAAAAAGAAATAGCTGTAACTGATATTAAGGAAAATCAAAAACTCCTTAAGGTTTGGGGTAAAAGTTATACAGCAACACAACTTGCTCCTATTTTTGAAATTCTAGTAGGTAAATCTACTCAAGATTATACACCAGCTATAATATTACAAATACTTTCTGTTTCTCAACAACAACAGCCAGTGTCATCAATAGCTCAGCAGCTAGCGATTATGTTTAAAGGTTATAGTGATAGTTTGAAAAACTCTAAAGAATATAAAGATATGTTAAAATCAAATCTAGATTCTATGAAATTAGAAAATGTTTATCAAATTATGTCTGTTGAGGTCTTTAAAGATATTTCGACGAATGTTACTGATTCAGAAATAAAAGAATTCTATAATAATCCTGAAAACAAACAAATCTTATCTTATGCACAAAATGGAACTCCTGTTTATGCAACATTAGAAGAATCTAAAGAGAATATTAAGCAAGCTATACTTACTAGTAGATATACACTTGTTCAAAGTCAATTTAGAGAAAAAATAGCTAATCAATACAGTATTGTTTGGAATGATTTGGAATTAGTTAAATTTATAGAGAGACTAAGAAAAGACTATGGGGTTTATATCAAAAAAAATTCTAGTAAACAAAATGAAGAAAATATGATGAATTTACAGTAAATAATATAAAGTTAGCATAGAATATTCTATGCTAACTTTATATTTATACCAAATCAAGGGGAAATTTTTTGAGAGATCAAGATATATTAGAGTACATTAATAAAAAAAGAAATGTAAGTTTTGCTATCATTTACAAAAAATTTGATATAGAAACACCGAAACAAAAAAAAGATATTAAAACTATTATTCAACAATTACAAGATCAAGGCAATGTATCTGTTGATGCTAAGACTCATCGTATTATAGCGATAGGAACAAAAACATTACCGCGAACAAGTAGTTCTAAAGGTAAAACTTTTGAACGTAAAGATGATAGGCCTATTGTTCGTTATACAGATAACGCTGAAGAAGATTTGGCTTTAATAAAAGAAAAATTTCAATTGCCTAATGATTTTAATGCCGATATTGAGCGTGAAGTTCATAATGAAATTTGGAATAATCAACATTCTATAGAAAAACATAGGCAAGACCTTAGAGATTTGTTTGTTGTTACTATTGATGGTGCAGATTCTAAAGATTTGGATGATGCTGTCAGTATTTCTAAATCATTTTTTGGTGGTTGGGAATTAGGCGTGCATATTGCTGATGTGTCACATTATGTTCCTCAGCATACAGCACTTGACAAAGAAGCATTGAGTAGAGCTAATAGTTATTATTTTATTAATAAAGTAACACCGATGCTTCCACAAATGTTATCCAATGATCTATGTAGTTTAAATCCGAATGTAGAAAAAAAAGCTATGTCTGTTTTTATCAACTTTGACAATCAAGGTAATGTTAAAAAATATAGATTTACTCCTTCTATTATTAAAACAAATTATCGTATGACTTATGATAGAGTTGAAGAAATGATGAAGGGTAGTCCTGATAAAGATGAAACTTTAGTTAAAAATATTGATTTGATGAGTCAATTATTTCGAATTCTGCATACAAGAAGAATGAAAAATGGTAGTGTTGATTTTAATTTTAAAGAAAAAAAGATCATTCTTGATGACAATCAGTTGCCTACGAAAATTTATCAAAAAGATAGACTTGATTCAGAGCGTCTTATTGAAGAATTTATGCTAGCAGCCAATCAAGCTACAGGAGAATTCTTAACAAAAAATGGTCCTGGTTTGTATAGAGTTCATGATTTACCACCTGTTGAAAAATATCAAAAACTTAAAAATTTTGCAGGTAAAAGAGGCTATAAATTACCTGATGTTCCTAAACCAAAAGATCTTCAATTATTTATAGACTCATTGGTTGATTCTCCAGTGCAAATGAGTGGTGAAATACTCACCTTGCGTTCTATGGCTCAAGCTGTTTATCAGCAAGAAAATATAGGGCATTTTGGATTGGGCTTCACTTTGTATGCTCATTTTACTTCTCCTATTAGGCGGTATGCCGATCTTGTTGTTCATCGTTTAATTAAATATTATTTGTTTAAAAATGAATTTGATAAAATACCTTATACAAAAGAAGAATTAGATAACATTGCTACTCATATTTCTGCTCAAGAACGAATAGCAATGGAAGCTGAAAGAGATCTATGTAAAATCAAGTCTGTTCGTTATATGAAACCTTTTGAAGGAGAAACTATTAAAGGAACAGTTAGCTCTATAGCTAATTTTGGACTTTTTGTAGAAGATCCAACTTCTGGTGTAGAAGCAATGATACGTTATTCTGATATGAAAGAATATATTAATTTTAATGAAGAAGAGTTGATCGCGTATAATAGATCAAAAACAAAAATTTATAAAATAGGAATGCCTATAACTATTCGTATCGTACGAGTAAATGTAGAAAGAGGATTTATAGACGCAGAAGAAATTTTATAAAAATTTATTTGTAAAAAATATAAAGAGGTTAATATGTTAATACATCCAGCTATTCCCGTAGAACTTTTCAGTATAGGTCCCATAAGTATTCGTTGGTATAGCCTTATGTATATTATTGGTTTTATGTTTTTCTTTGGGTGGACTAAGTATGAAATCTCAAAAGATCGTTTGTTTATTTCAAAAAGTAATAAATTAACAGATTCTATCGAATTGTTAAGTGATCAATTATTTTATATGATGTTAGGATTAATTTTGGGCGGTCGTTTGGGCTATGTTTTTCTTTATAATCCTAGATATTATTTTTTAGAAGATCCATTAGCTATTTTTAGACCTTGGGAAGGTGGCATGAGTTTTCATGGTGCTTTTATGGGGACTTATCTTGGTGCAATGCTAGGTATGTACTTGTTCCGCAATCGAAGACGAGATTTTACTTTATTAGATTTGTCTGATATTGTGTTAACATCAGTTCCTTTTGGTCTTGCTAGTGGTCGTTTTGGAAACTTTATTAATGGTGAACTTTATGGGCGTCCTACTGATGTTGCTTGGCGAATGTTATTTCCTAGAAGACAAGAGTTAGGTCATACAGGTGGAGCGTTACTACCTATAGAACAAGTACAAACTATTATTGATTCTACCAAAATGATCTTAGAAAAAAATGTTACAGAATTTATTATAGGTGGTCAAACATTTGTACAAATTCCGCGTCACCCTTCTCAATTATATCATATGTTTTTGGAAGGTATAATGACTCTTATTATTCAAATGTTCTTATATTACAAAGTCCCTGCTGCTAAATACAGAGGATTTCTCACAGGATCATTTTTGATTTCTTATAGTTGTTCTCGTATTTTTACAGAATTTTTCAGAGAACCAGATTCTCAAATAGGATTTTTGTTTGGAGAATGGTTGACAGCGGGTATGATATACTCTGTTCCAATGTTTATTATTGGTATAGGATTAATACGATATAGTTTGATTACAAAACAAAACAATATTATTAGAGTAAAATAATGTCGTCTAAAATTACTATTTTAGATTCGGCAACAGCTATGAAAATCGCAGCGGGAGAGGTCATTGAAAAGCCTGCTTCCGCTGTTCGTGAATTACTGGATAACGCTATTGATGCAGAAGCAACATGGATATCTATAGAAGTAGAGCAAGGTGGAAAAGAATTTATTTCTGTACAAGATAATGGACTTGGAATGTCAGAAGATGATTTACAAAAAGCATATCTTAATCATGCTACTAGTAAAATACACAATTTTGATGATCTTGTTCGATTAAAAACATTTGGGTTTCGAGGAGAAGCTTTGGCTAGTTTGGCTGAAATAGCTCAATTAACGATAGCTTCTCGTGAACAAGAAAAGGATTTTGGGTCAGAATTAACAATTACTTTTGGAAAAAGGGGTTTGTTATCTCCTAAAGGAATGAATCAAGGAACTAAAATTTCGATCACAAATTTTTTTCAAAATGTTCCAGCTCGTTTAAAATTTTTAAGTACAGATACTTCTGAATATAGAGCAATTATTCAAGAGATGATCAAAAAAGCTTTGGCAAAACCTCAAACATCTTTTGAGTTGTCCCATAATGGTGAAAAAAAATATCAGCTTAATACGAGTCTTGATTTATATGATAGAATAGTAGATTTGTTTCCAGAATTAAAAGATGTGTTACAAGCATTTATTTATGAAGAAAAAGGAATTAAAGTTTATGGATTTCTATCGCATCCTTCTTGGTATAAAGCAACAAGAAGTTATCAATACTTATTTGTTAATGGACGCGTTATAGAATGGATGGCTTTTCGTCAACAAATAAATATTGCTTATAACAATCTTCTTCCACCATCAAAATTTCCTGCAGTATTTTGTTATATAGAAATTAATACAGAGTTAATTGATTTTAATGTACATCCACAAAAAAAAGAAATTCGTTTTGATAATGAAAAACTCGTTGCAGATATAGTAAGACGAGCAATACGAAGAGGTGTAGAGAAGTCGGATTTTGTTTTAGATGCTTCTCAGCAAGAAGAAATCACACAAGAGAGATCAAAATCTATCGTGCAATATTCTTCTAATAAGAATATGTCTTCAAATTATTTTGGATCTACTCCACTATATTCTTCAAAAAATAATATATCACATACTACTTCTAAAGATAGAATTAATTCTCCTTTGCACAGTGATCAAATACAAGAGTTATTTGAAAAAAAAGAAATGAACGCTTATGATATTATAATATCAGCTCGTTATGTGGGTACTATTTTTAATACTTTTCTTATTTTTGAATATCAAAATTTTTTATATTTAATAGATTTTCATGCCTTACATGAAAGAATACGCTATGAAAATATATTAAATCAATATAACAAAACTATTCCTAGCCAATATATTATTCCTATTATTTTTGAAGTGGCCACACATGAAGCTGTAATTTTTGAAAAGATAGAATACAAATTAATTCAATTAGGATTTCAAATATCACAAATTAGTGAATCTAGTTTTTCTGTAGAGGGAATTCCTAATGTTCTCAGTGTAGGAAATGCAGAAACAGTATTAAGAGAATTGTTTGTAGAAGATCTCTCTATCCAAGATTCTCACCGTTGGGATTCTCTTTGTAAAATGATTGCTTGTAAGGGATCTGCTCGTTCTGGTGATACACTTTCTTGCGATGAGATTCAAGTATTACTCGAAGAATGGAAAAATTGTGAAAATCCTCAATCCTGTCCCCATGGAAGACCTATTGTTGTTCCTATGAGTAGAGGATTTTTTGACAAAGAATTTAAAAGAACAGGATTTTAAGAGGTATTTATGAAAAAATTTAGTATTATATTATTATTATTAGTAACAGCTTGTTCTCCTAAAAAAATAGATCAAACACCAGTTCAACAAATTATTCTTGAATTGGATAGACCAAGAATGGAAGTAATTATTAAATTGATGCCAAATATTTTAAGAAAATCGGAAGAGTTCAAACAACAAGCTAATACTTCAAAAGTAACTACTGTAGAATATAATCGAAAATTTTATCAATATTTGTTTGAAGATCAAGATTTTGCAATGAAATTAAACGATGCTGGATTTAAAGATACTTTAGATTATGAAAATTTTTATACAATAATGATAGAAATGTATGTTTTATTGTTGAAACAACCAGAAGTGCTGGATACAGCTGTAGTAAGCATCCCATCTTATAATAAAGAAGTAACCTCTTTATTGCTTAAAAAAGCTCAAGAACCTAATAATCAACGCTTGGTAGAAACATTAAATAAACTTCAATATGAATTAACAGTATATAAAAATCTTGTTTTAGTCAATGCTTTTATGGGAGAATTGAATTCATTAAATAAAAAAGATGACAAATAAATATTTACAAAGTATTAGAGAGTATATTTTTGCAATTATTTGTGCTATTTTATTTTCTATTACTATTCCTACTGATTCTATACAAAGTATACAAAATATCTTTGTATACTTCTTATCTCTAATTCCACTAACAACTCCTAGCTTGTTGTTAGTTAATTTAGGGACAATGATTTTGATTTTGATTTGTGGATTAAAATATATAGAAAGTGTTTCTTTTTTTATTGTACTGAATGGTGTTGCTTTTGGAATTATCTTAGCTATGTATAAATCAACGATATTAACTTTTATTAGTTTAGTATTTCCTCATTCGATATTTGAGACAAGTTTAATGATTATTTACTGTTCACAAGTAAAATTTCTTTCTAAAGCCTACAAACAAAAAGATTACCAACAAATTAAATATTCTTGGCGAATAATATTTTTTGTCTGTATACCATTATGGTTAATTTCTAGTATTTTAGAAGGATCTTCTGTTATCAAATAATAATTTTATAATGAGGATAAGATGTTTCTCAAAGCAACTCGAGCTGAAATAAATTCTAAAGCATTCATTTCTAATTTAAATATTTTTCGTCAAAAAATTGGTTCTAAAAAATTATGTCTCGCTGTGAAGGCCAATGCTTATGGTCATGGATTATTACCAATAGCAATATTAGCACAGGATAACAAGGTAGATATGCTTGCTGTAGCTAGAGTCGATGAAGGAATTATTCTTCGTCGTGGTGGAATAACGATACCTATTTTAGTATTATCACCTTTTATCAAACAAGAGTTAAAGTTTATTTTTCAATACAAACTTACTCCTATGTTAACACATTTAGATTATTTGGAAGATATAAAAAATTTTTCATTACAATACAAATATCCTTTATCTATACATATAAAAATTAATACAGGAATGAATAGAGTTGGTTTTTCGACAGTAGCCATTAAACAACAATTAGAACCTTTGTTAAATAATCCATCAATTAGTATTACTGGAATAGGATCACATTTTGCTTATGCTGATGAAAAAACAGAACTAGCTATTCAAAAAACAAAAGAACAAATAGAAATGTTCAAAATAGCTATTGACGAAATTAGTGATTTTTTAGATAGTGATGTTATTATTCATATAGCAAATACGGCGGCAACAATTAATCATATAGAATCGCATTATAATATGGTTAGGATAGGAATAGGGGCTTATGGTTATTCTTTGGATCAAGATTTGGGATTGATCCCCATTCTTAATTTTAAATCAAAAGTAGTTTATTCTCAAAAAATTACTAAAGGAGAATCTGTATCTTATAATGGAACATGGGTAGCCACTAAAGATACGAATATAGCCTTATTACCTATAGGATACGGAGATGGTTATCCGAGATCTTTATCAAACAAAGCTCATGTCAAAGTAGGCACACAATATTTTCCTGTTATTGGAAATATCTGTATGGATATGATGATTATAGATACAGGAGAGGAACTTATTCCTATAGAAACAGATGTTTTGATTATGGGTAATGACGCATTATTAAATGCAGAACAATTAGCAACACAAATAGGTAGTATTTCTTATGAAATGTTGACATCTATTAATGAAAGAGTTCCTAGAATTTATATATAAAAAATAATATTATACAAAACAAAAATACCCCTAATAATAGGGGTTTTTTTGTTGCTTTGAAAGGCTTTAGCCTAACTCACTACCGGAACGTCTTTCATTTATATTGTCGACTATTACTGTATCAAAACTGAAATGAAAAGAGCAAATTTTATCTAAAAACTTGTTTTATAAGCTTTTGGAAGATCAATAGCTTCTTTGAGATCATGAGCTGCTTGAATAGCCCAATTTGGATTTTTATTTAGAGCACGACCAAGGAATATAAGATCAGCTTTGTTTTGTTGTAGTATTTTTTCAGCTTGTTTAGCTTTTTTTATTATTCCTACTGCTCCTACAGGAATAGAAATATGCTTCTTTAACATTTTAGATAAAGGTACTTGATAGCCAGGATATATTTTGATATTCAGATCATCAATAATACCACCAGAGCTAACATCAACAAAATCTATACTATCAATATCTTTAAATAATTGTATATAATCAGTAACTTGCAATCCTTCTTTTTTATAATCAGTAGCCGATATACGAACAAATAATACACCTTTATAAAATTCTCTAATACGAGTAAGAATTTCTTTTAAAAAACGAGCTCTATTTTCTGGAGAATCGCCGTAATTATCTTTTCTATTATTTGTTATAGGTGATAAAAATTGATGTATTAGATATCCATGGGCTGCATGAATTTCGATTACATCGAATCCTGCCTCAATAGCTCTTTTCACACTACTAATAAACTGATCTTGTACGGTAGCGATATCTTCGAGAGTCATTTCTATAGGAATAGAATAGCGTTGATCAACAACGACATTACTACAACTCATAGCAGTATGAGGAATATTACTTTTTCGTCCTGCATGAGCTATCTGTATTCCAGCTTTAGAACCTTGTTGTTTGATGGTTTCGCACAATTCTTTGAGTCCTGCAAGATGTAGATTATTCCATATTCCAAGATCTGCATCTGTTATACGGCCTTCTGGAGAAACACTTGTGGCTTCTATAATAATAAGTCCTACTTGACCTATGGCTCTTGCACCATAATGTATATGGTGGAATTCTTTTACAAAACCTTGATTATCAGACATGCCTAGACACATAGGAGACATCACAATACGATTTTTTAATGCTAAATTATTAATAATTATAGGAGAAAATAAAACACTCATAAGACCCTCTTGTTTTTTTTAGTATAACATATTTTACTAAATCATTCTATCTGTATTATTAAATAATACAGATTATTGTAGCGATATTTGTTAAAATAGTTATTTTTCAGCACCGGCTTCTATGAGTATACCTATGATTTCGACGTGTCCATTAGAAGTTGCCCACTCTAAGGCTGTTTTACTATCGTCATCTTTTAATTGAACATCAACACCTGATTTTATAAGATATTTTGCCATGTCTGTGTATCCATTAAAAGCAGCAAACATTAGTACTGTTTCATTATTATTGTTGGTAGCATGGATATCAGCTCCAGCAATAAGGAGGGCTTTGGCTACTTCTATGTGTCCATTAAATGCAGCCAACATTAAAGCCGTCTCTCCAGTATTGTTTGGACTATTAATTCTAGCTTTAGCTTTGAGAAGAGCCCTTACAACATCTATATGTCCCTCACTAGAAGCCCACATTAAGGCAGAATTACCGTCGATATCTTTGGCACTAATATCAGCCTCAGCGTTTATGAGTATTTTGACTATTTCAATATGCCCTTTTTCTGAAGCTAATATCAAGCCTGTACTGTTATCATCTTCTGTTTTGGCATTGATATTAGTCCCATCTTCTATCAGATATTTCACATCTTTGGTTTTTCCGTCTTCGCAAGATTTAAACCATGAATTTTTGATATCACTCATTATACTGTCCTTTTTTTATTCTGTAATACACTTAACTAATTCTATAGTATCAGAAAATGAGCGAATTCTCATAAATACTCCTGTCCCATTACGACTACCACCAAAATTAGTATTACCTTCAATAGTTTGAACAATTTGCTTTTCAGCATCTAAGATATCTACTATAATAAATACATGGGTAGCTCTATTTTTAGTTGGAGATATTACTAATCCTATATCACCGGCTTCAATTGATGTTTTTTTGTTTAATATATCATTGTAAGAAAAACACAAGTTAGCATCTTTTGCACCTTGATGGAACTCTTCACAAATAAATGTATTAGCATAGTGATTTGTAAATTTTTGATTTATTGTGCTAAAAGCTTGATCTAATATAGTACAGACAAAACCTTGACACCAATACCACTCTTCACCATCATGACCACCCATGTAAGATCGTACCCATGGGCCTTGATTTAGTTGGTTAATTTCACAGGATCTATATTGAAGATGTTTTTTAGCAAAAAAAACAATTTTATCTCTTAGAGATTTTTTATTAAAGGATTCCAAAGAAAAAGCTTCTTTCATTGGAGCAAGCATATCGAGAAATAATTGATTAGTAATAATACCATCAGCTTTGACATTAAATTCAGGTTGTAGCGCTAGTACAATCTTTTGTGTGTGATCTCCCCAAATACCATCTATTATGATGGTATCAATATCGATGTTGGTGTCTAATTGCCATAAATACAATA
Proteins encoded:
- the mutL gene encoding DNA mismatch repair endonuclease MutL, yielding MSSKITILDSATAMKIAAGEVIEKPASAVRELLDNAIDAEATWISIEVEQGGKEFISVQDNGLGMSEDDLQKAYLNHATSKIHNFDDLVRLKTFGFRGEALASLAEIAQLTIASREQEKDFGSELTITFGKRGLLSPKGMNQGTKISITNFFQNVPARLKFLSTDTSEYRAIIQEMIKKALAKPQTSFELSHNGEKKYQLNTSLDLYDRIVDLFPELKDVLQAFIYEEKGIKVYGFLSHPSWYKATRSYQYLFVNGRVIEWMAFRQQINIAYNNLLPPSKFPAVFCYIEINTELIDFNVHPQKKEIRFDNEKLVADIVRRAIRRGVEKSDFVLDASQQEEITQERSKSIVQYSSNKNMSSNYFGSTPLYSSKNNISHTTSKDRINSPLHSDQIQELFEKKEMNAYDIIISARYVGTIFNTFLIFEYQNFLYLIDFHALHERIRYENILNQYNKTIPSQYIIPIIFEVATHEAVIFEKIEYKLIQLGFQISQISESSFSVEGIPNVLSVGNAETVLRELFVEDLSIQDSHRWDSLCKMIACKGSARSGDTLSCDEIQVLLEEWKNCENPQSCPHGRPIVVPMSRGFFDKEFKRTGF
- a CDS encoding stage II sporulation protein M encodes the protein MTNKYLQSIREYIFAIICAILFSITIPTDSIQSIQNIFVYFLSLIPLTTPSLLLVNLGTMILILICGLKYIESVSFFIVLNGVAFGIILAMYKSTILTFISLVFPHSIFETSLMIIYCSQVKFLSKAYKQKDYQQIKYSWRIIFFVCIPLWLISSILEGSSVIK
- the alr gene encoding alanine racemase, which produces MFLKATRAEINSKAFISNLNIFRQKIGSKKLCLAVKANAYGHGLLPIAILAQDNKVDMLAVARVDEGIILRRGGITIPILVLSPFIKQELKFIFQYKLTPMLTHLDYLEDIKNFSLQYKYPLSIHIKINTGMNRVGFSTVAIKQQLEPLLNNPSISITGIGSHFAYADEKTELAIQKTKEQIEMFKIAIDEISDFLDSDVIIHIANTAATINHIESHYNMVRIGIGAYGYSLDQDLGLIPILNFKSKVVYSQKITKGESVSYNGTWVATKDTNIALLPIGYGDGYPRSLSNKAHVKVGTQYFPVIGNICMDMMIIDTGEELIPIETDVLIMGNDALLNAEQLATQIGSISYEMLTSINERVPRIYI
- the namA gene encoding NADPH dehydrogenase NamA; translated protein: MSVLFSPIIINNLALKNRIVMSPMCLGMSDNQGFVKEFHHIHYGARAIGQVGLIIIEATSVSPEGRITDADLGIWNNLHLAGLKELCETIKQQGSKAGIQIAHAGRKSNIPHTAMSCSNVVVDQRYSIPIEMTLEDIATVQDQFISSVKRAIEAGFDVIEIHAAHGYLIHQFLSPITNNRKDNYGDSPENRARFLKEILTRIREFYKGVLFVRISATDYKKEGLQVTDYIQLFKDIDSIDFVDVSSGGIIDDLNIKIYPGYQVPLSKMLKKHISIPVGAVGIIKKAKQAEKILQQNKADLIFLGRALNKNPNWAIQAAHDLKEAIDLPKAYKTSF
- a CDS encoding ankyrin repeat domain-containing protein, encoding MSDIKNSWFKSCEDGKTKDVKYLIEDGTNINAKTEDDNSTGLILASEKGHIEIVKILINAEADISAKDIDGNSALMWASSEGHIDVVRALLKAKARINSPNNTGETALMLAAFNGHIEVAKALLIAGADIHATNNNNETVLMFAAFNGYTDMAKYLIKSGVDVQLKDDDSKTALEWATSNGHVEIIGILIEAGAEK